The Acidicapsa ligni DNA window CCCGAACATTACTCGCCCAGCACGCGTGTGAAGATCGCATCGACATTGCCTAACTGGCGGGTCATATCAAATGTTTCGGCTAACTGATCAGCCGCCAGTAAAGAAGCAATCTCCGGGTCGCGAGCTACTTCGTCGCGAAAGACAAGATCTTCCTTCCACGAGCGCATCGCGTGGCTCTGAACAAGCCTGTACGCATCCTCGCGCATCATGCCGGCCTCAGACAGATCGAGCAGTAATTGCCCGCTGAAGATAAGCCCGCCAGTGCTCTCAAGATTGCGCTGCATCCGCGCCGGATAGACCAGCAGCTTGTCGATCAGATTGGTCGTCTTCGCCAGCAAATAGTGCGTCAGAATCGTCGAATCAGGAAAGATCACGCGCTCGACAGAAGAGTGAGAAATATCCCGCTCATGCCACAGGGCAATATTCTCGAATGCCGCCTGCGCATTGCTGCGCAGCACGCGGGCGAGACCGCTGATCTGCTCCGAAGTGATGGGGTTTTTCTTGTGCGGCATCGCAGAAGAACCCTTCTGCTTCTCGCTGAAATACTCCTGCGCCTCACGCACCTCGGTGCGCTGCAGATGGCGAACTTCGACAGCAATCTTATCCAGCGTGGAACCAATCAGCGCCAGGACCGAGATATACGCCGCGTGACGATCCCGCTGAATCACCTGCGTAGCCACAGGAGCAGGCTTCAGTCCGAGACGTGCGCAGATGCGCTCTTCATGCTCCGGCTTCAAATGTCCAAACGTGCCCACCGCGCCTGATAGCTTGCCGACGCGCATATCTTCGGCTGCCGCATCGAAGCGAACAAGATTGCGCTCCATCTCGGCAAACCAGTTCAGAATTTTCAATCCAAAGGTCGTCGGCTCAGCATGGATGCCGTGTGTACGGCCAATCGTCGGCGTGTGCTTGAACTCGATTGCCCGCTTTTTCAGCACGGCAATAAACTCAACCAGCGCGGTGCGAATCAGGCTCGACGCCTCTTTTATCTGGAGCGCCTGGGCGGTGTCCACAATGTCGTTCGAGGTAAGTCCATAGTGCAGCCAGCGCGATTCAGCATCCAGCCCCTGCGCCTTGAGCGATTCGGAAACGGCGGTCGTGAAGGCGATGACATCATGCTTCACCTCGGCCTCAATGGCCTGAATGCGCCCCACATCGAAGCTCGCCTTGGCTGCAATCGCTTCAGCGGCCGCAGGGGGAATCACCCCGTCTTCAGCCAGGATGGTGCTGGCAGCCGACTCCACCTGGAGCCAGCAGCTATATTTATTTTCTTCGGTCCAGATGCGGCCCATCGCGGGCAGGGTATAGCGATCGATCAAGGGGAATGCCTCCTGCTGCCGAAGGTTCGCGAAATAGCGCGGCAACCCTCTATTGTAGCGGCTTTATCACCACAGGAGACGAGGCAATGGGCGACAGACTACAGCCTCGTTTTGATTCCAAACTTTTCGTCGAGCTCGTCATACAGAATGCCCCGGCCCGGTTTGTAAGGCTGGAACCACTCCCCGTCGAGAACAAGCTGCGGAATGGCTCGTTTACCGACGCGACGCAGCACTTCGTCAGAAGCTCCAGGCACAGTTTCGATATCAATTTCGGTGAAGGCAATGCCATGCGAATCGAGATAGCGCTTGGTCTCGCGGCAGTCGCGGCACCAGGGAGCGGAATACATCAGAACATCCATGTGAGCCATTTTAGCCTCAGTACAGCCTTTTGGGCAGCCATTTAAGAGCATTAGGATGGGTACATGACGGCAAACGAAATCAAGATGATTTTAGGGCTGGAAGCGCACCCTGTCGAGGGCGGCTACTTCCGCCGGACTTACGTATCAAAGCTCAATGTCGAATTAGAACGAGGCACCCGGGCTGCCGGAACAGCCATTTACTACCTGCTTGAACCGGACACATTCTCCGAAATGCACGTACTCTCGTCCGATGAACTCTTCCACTTCTACCTCGGCGACCCGGTAGAAATGCTCCAGCTCTGGCCCGATGGGCACACGGAATTGGTCATCCTCGGCCAGGACCTCGCCGCCGGACAGCATGTGCAGTTACTCGTACCCGCCGGAGTCTGGCAAGGCATGCGCC harbors:
- the purB gene encoding adenylosuccinate lyase, which translates into the protein MIDRYTLPAMGRIWTEENKYSCWLQVESAASTILAEDGVIPPAAAEAIAAKASFDVGRIQAIEAEVKHDVIAFTTAVSESLKAQGLDAESRWLHYGLTSNDIVDTAQALQIKEASSLIRTALVEFIAVLKKRAIEFKHTPTIGRTHGIHAEPTTFGLKILNWFAEMERNLVRFDAAAEDMRVGKLSGAVGTFGHLKPEHEERICARLGLKPAPVATQVIQRDRHAAYISVLALIGSTLDKIAVEVRHLQRTEVREAQEYFSEKQKGSSAMPHKKNPITSEQISGLARVLRSNAQAAFENIALWHERDISHSSVERVIFPDSTILTHYLLAKTTNLIDKLLVYPARMQRNLESTGGLIFSGQLLLDLSEAGMMREDAYRLVQSHAMRSWKEDLVFRDEVARDPEIASLLAADQLAETFDMTRQLGNVDAIFTRVLGE
- a CDS encoding glutaredoxin family protein, with protein sequence MAHMDVLMYSAPWCRDCRETKRYLDSHGIAFTEIDIETVPGASDEVLRRVGKRAIPQLVLDGEWFQPYKPGRGILYDELDEKFGIKTRL
- a CDS encoding cupin domain-containing protein, with protein sequence MTANEIKMILGLEAHPVEGGYFRRTYVSKLNVELERGTRAAGTAIYYLLEPDTFSEMHVLSSDELFHFYLGDPVEMLQLWPDGHTELVILGQDLAAGQHVQLLVPAGVWQGMRLIGDGKAALLGCSVTPGFDFADYIGGTCAELAAKWPEQSEMITELTRC